Proteins found in one Borreliella valaisiana VS116 genomic segment:
- a CDS encoding TrmH family RNA methyltransferase — MNDDVLKRIGVLSEFITDEKKARIEEVLNRRTNYLTFALEDIFHSQNASATVRTGEILGFSNIHVIDKKNNYTLNPDITLGSSQWINLNKYKDSKFAIDRLKSDGYSIVATSLNEQSINLENFPINNKMAVFFGTELTGLSAEVLGAADLYVKIPMYGFTQSYNISVAVGIVMYSLLIRLRKSGIDYLLNEVEKSNLRLKYYRQVVKNYQFIENIINS, encoded by the coding sequence ATGAATGATGATGTATTAAAAAGAATAGGCGTTTTATCTGAGTTTATTACGGATGAAAAAAAAGCTAGAATTGAGGAAGTATTAAATCGCCGTACTAATTATTTAACATTTGCGCTTGAAGATATTTTTCATTCTCAAAATGCAAGTGCTACTGTTAGAACAGGTGAAATTTTAGGATTTAGCAATATTCATGTTATTGATAAAAAAAATAATTACACTTTAAATCCAGATATTACTTTAGGATCTTCGCAATGGATAAATTTAAATAAGTATAAAGATTCTAAGTTTGCAATTGATAGATTAAAATCTGATGGATATAGTATAGTGGCCACATCTTTGAATGAGCAATCAATAAATCTTGAAAATTTTCCAATTAACAATAAAATGGCGGTATTTTTTGGGACAGAGTTGACAGGGCTTAGTGCAGAAGTCTTGGGGGCTGCCGATTTATATGTAAAAATACCTATGTATGGATTTACTCAAAGCTATAATATTTCTGTAGCTGTTGGGATAGTTATGTATTCTTTATTGATTCGCTTAAGAAAAAGTGGCATTGATTACTTGTTAAATGAAGTTGAGAAGTCAAATTTGAGATTAAAATACTATAGACAAGTTGTTAAAAATTATCAATTTATTGAAAATATTATTAATTCTTAA
- a CDS encoding queuosine precursor transporter, with the protein MFNEILWFAMLITTYSFLIIIFLFFKKNGLFAWVAVAIIISNIQVLKQITIFGINATLGNIIYASSYIATDILSEFYGKKISKKAVYIGFISFIVFAVLTNTQIHFMSNRTQENFKSLENIFSSIPALLLASLVAYLVSQLNDVYLYQFIKKKFPRFLFFRTNGSTLISGLIDTIIFVSIATYFKVFPKQAFLDIVISTYLIKGLAGILGTPFIYFAKYIKLQK; encoded by the coding sequence ATGTTTAATGAAATTTTATGGTTTGCCATGCTAATTACCACTTATTCATTTTTGATTATTATATTCCTTTTTTTTAAAAAAAACGGATTATTTGCGTGGGTTGCAGTAGCAATTATTATATCAAACATTCAAGTTTTAAAACAAATCACAATATTCGGAATTAATGCAACATTGGGCAACATTATTTATGCATCATCATATATTGCAACAGATATTCTCTCAGAATTTTACGGAAAAAAAATTTCAAAAAAAGCCGTTTATATTGGGTTTATCAGTTTCATTGTCTTTGCAGTATTAACAAATACCCAAATTCACTTTATGTCAAATAGAACTCAAGAAAATTTTAAAAGTTTAGAAAACATTTTCTCTTCAATACCAGCTTTACTATTAGCCTCTCTTGTTGCATACTTAGTATCCCAATTAAACGATGTATACCTATATCAATTTATTAAAAAAAAATTTCCTAGGTTTTTATTTTTCAGAACCAATGGATCAACATTAATAAGTGGCTTAATAGATACAATAATTTTTGTAAGCATAGCAACCTATTTTAAAGTATTTCCAAAGCAAGCTTTCCTAGATATAGTAATTTCCACATACCTAATTAAAGGTTTAGCGGGAATTTTAGGAACACCTTTTATATATTTTGCAAAATATATAAAACTTCAAAAATAA
- a CDS encoding phosphoglycerate kinase translates to MSIKTVKDFDSFAGKRALVRCDFNVPLKEGIISDDTRIKSALPTIEYLKERGAKIVLVSHLGRPEGKKNLKYSLKPVANRLSELLDQDVKMLSDCIGSEIVNNTLQMKNGDVVLLENVRFYAEEEKNDKNFAKKLSENGDVFVNDAFGAAHRAHASTVGVSDYLPSVGGFLMEKEDKFLGGVLKNPERPFVSIIGGSKVSSKIAVLESLLSKSDVVVIGGGMAYTFLHSKGYSIGKSLLEGEYIDVASSFLKKAKELGVKVILPLDHIVASDFDKNSTPEYIDSFNIPENKIGMDVGGNTLKEIENVVKIAKTIIWNGPLGVFEFDLFSKGTAKVAEMVASCAGLTVVGGGDSVAAVNKFNLSDKITHVSTGGGASLEYLEGKILPGIKVLEK, encoded by the coding sequence ATGTCAATAAAAACAGTAAAAGACTTTGATAGCTTTGCGGGTAAGCGAGCTTTAGTAAGATGTGATTTTAATGTTCCCCTAAAAGAGGGGATCATTAGCGATGATACTAGAATTAAGTCTGCATTGCCCACAATAGAGTATCTAAAAGAAAGAGGTGCTAAAATTGTACTTGTAAGTCATCTGGGTAGACCTGAAGGCAAAAAAAATCTTAAATATTCCCTTAAACCCGTTGCTAATAGGTTGTCAGAGCTTTTAGACCAGGATGTTAAGATGCTTTCTGATTGCATTGGAAGCGAAATTGTAAATAATACTTTGCAAATGAAGAATGGCGATGTTGTATTGCTCGAAAATGTAAGATTTTATGCAGAAGAAGAGAAGAACGATAAAAATTTTGCAAAAAAACTTTCTGAGAATGGAGATGTTTTTGTAAATGATGCCTTTGGTGCGGCTCATAGGGCTCATGCTTCAACGGTAGGGGTTTCTGATTATTTGCCATCTGTTGGTGGATTTTTAATGGAAAAAGAAGATAAATTTCTTGGGGGAGTATTAAAAAATCCTGAAAGGCCGTTTGTTTCAATTATTGGTGGGTCTAAGGTTTCTTCAAAAATTGCGGTACTGGAATCACTGTTATCAAAATCAGATGTAGTTGTGATTGGTGGCGGGATGGCTTATACTTTTTTGCATTCCAAAGGATATTCTATAGGTAAATCTCTTTTAGAAGGCGAATATATTGATGTAGCTTCTTCTTTTTTAAAGAAAGCAAAAGAATTGGGTGTTAAGGTAATTTTACCACTTGATCACATTGTAGCGAGCGATTTTGACAAAAATTCTACTCCTGAGTATATTGATTCCTTTAATATTCCTGAAAACAAGATTGGTATGGATGTTGGAGGCAATACTTTAAAAGAAATTGAAAATGTTGTAAAAATCGCTAAAACTATAATTTGGAATGGTCCTCTTGGTGTATTTGAATTTGATTTATTTTCAAAAGGAACTGCTAAGGTTGCTGAAATGGTAGCATCCTGTGCAGGTTTAACTGTTGTTGGTGGTGGGGATTCTGTTGCAGCTGTTAATAAATTTAATTTATCTGATAAAATTACTCATGTTTCAACAGGTGGCGGTGCGTCACTTGAATATCTTGAAGGTAAGATTTTGCCAGGTATTAAGGTTTTGGAGAAGTAA
- a CDS encoding AAA family ATPase — translation MVLKKIVLLGFKSFLNRQEFEIGENLSFIVGPNGCGKSNLIDAVRFCMGEDNLKFLRVENISDLISVSKLGKSNFAEITLFFSNINGEKSTLGEFGENFYIRRRLYKDGSSEYYFNNKILNFQDYNRLLNRFQFKKSPYMFITQGRVEDISLGRNVNLKFLIEQASGIDVLKIEEEEALKNFKQSNQNLSSLLALQENLRQKYDNIKNVYLLRKKHQDLSQKLETLERTITLKKLFNINFDLNVLKSELNLDGLSKFLSYSFKEKLEFYSFREKNVVNNIQALEKDLELTKSKILGLEFKIQKLEQEKTVKVNLEDKFVKSKSKSEEKKNSINNDLCQLNSLLKEKKNEFFSLSDEINRYTKSFFELVDLILSVLKSAKSEELVLLKENILNSLKLFEESLSIKYIKEIRVNLIKYISKDENLLALLKDKIEPIFDQNVNLKKFLLEKNALKTNFAKEITNIDRLIEEKTLQLNDVLGELEYIELSKFKNLDEIKLIDGNLEFLFESKNSLNEELKGLYLKLENLNLEKRDIQLKLSNLIGTSKSSNEPFKEKDSSSLVFLNDFKKTNYYEYIKKQTEYEFLLNSNVGIKSEIESFNISNAMSGKFELEEDLVTRELLYKEIDAINLGDYVFFNIDKEFDETKDRFEKVSLQVEDLKLSKYSLQKLQKKIKNEIYKKFRESFDEINKNFSYFFKKIFKGTAILFYNENTDNVEIRINFSNKFVKNNNMLSGGESTLVSMAFLFALYYYSPACFCMLDEIDAALDFENSKKLSLLLKELGKKIQLLVITHNVYVSEGSENLIGITLDNGESKVFNI, via the coding sequence TTGGTTTTAAAAAAAATAGTACTCTTGGGGTTTAAATCTTTTTTAAATAGACAAGAGTTTGAAATAGGTGAAAATTTAAGTTTTATTGTGGGCCCTAATGGATGTGGGAAGAGCAATCTTATTGATGCTGTCCGTTTTTGTATGGGAGAAGATAATTTAAAATTTTTAAGGGTTGAAAATATCTCCGATTTAATTTCTGTTTCAAAATTAGGAAAATCAAATTTTGCAGAAATAACCCTTTTTTTTAGCAATATTAATGGTGAAAAATCAACTTTAGGTGAATTTGGAGAAAATTTTTATATTCGCAGGCGTCTTTATAAGGACGGTTCAAGTGAGTATTATTTTAATAATAAAATTTTAAATTTTCAAGATTATAATAGACTTTTGAACAGGTTTCAGTTTAAAAAATCGCCTTATATGTTTATAACTCAAGGTAGGGTTGAAGACATTTCTTTGGGAAGAAATGTAAATCTCAAATTTTTAATTGAACAGGCAAGTGGAATAGATGTTCTAAAAATTGAAGAAGAAGAGGCTCTGAAAAATTTTAAACAATCTAATCAAAATTTATCATCTTTGTTGGCTTTACAAGAAAATTTAAGGCAAAAGTACGATAACATAAAGAATGTTTACCTTTTGAGAAAGAAACATCAAGATTTAAGTCAAAAGTTAGAAACTTTAGAAAGAACAATAACATTAAAAAAGCTTTTCAATATTAATTTCGATCTCAATGTATTAAAAAGCGAATTAAATTTAGATGGTTTGAGTAAATTTTTATCTTATAGTTTTAAGGAAAAGTTGGAATTTTATTCATTTAGAGAAAAAAATGTTGTTAACAATATTCAAGCATTAGAAAAGGATCTTGAGCTTACAAAGTCTAAAATTCTTGGATTAGAGTTTAAGATTCAAAAATTAGAGCAAGAAAAGACGGTAAAGGTGAATTTGGAAGATAAGTTTGTAAAGAGTAAATCTAAGTCTGAGGAGAAAAAAAATTCTATAAATAACGATTTATGTCAATTAAATAGTTTGCTTAAAGAAAAGAAAAATGAATTTTTTTCTTTAAGTGACGAAATTAATAGATATACTAAAAGTTTTTTTGAACTTGTTGATTTAATTTTATCTGTATTAAAGAGTGCCAAATCAGAAGAGCTTGTTTTGTTAAAAGAGAATATATTAAACTCTCTTAAGCTTTTTGAAGAATCATTAAGTATCAAATATATTAAAGAGATTAGAGTAAATTTAATCAAATATATAAGTAAAGATGAGAATCTTTTGGCTTTATTGAAGGATAAAATTGAACCTATTTTTGATCAAAATGTTAATTTAAAAAAGTTTTTGCTAGAAAAAAATGCTTTAAAAACAAATTTTGCTAAAGAGATAACAAATATCGATAGATTAATCGAAGAAAAGACCCTTCAATTAAATGATGTATTAGGAGAGCTTGAGTATATAGAGCTTTCTAAGTTTAAAAATTTGGACGAAATTAAACTTATAGATGGTAATTTAGAATTTTTATTTGAATCCAAGAATAGTCTTAATGAAGAGCTTAAAGGTTTGTATTTAAAGCTTGAAAATTTAAATTTAGAAAAGAGAGATATTCAACTTAAATTAAGCAATCTTATTGGTACTTCAAAGTCCAGCAATGAGCCTTTTAAGGAGAAAGATTCGAGTTCTTTAGTTTTTTTAAATGATTTTAAAAAAACTAATTATTATGAATATATAAAAAAACAGACAGAGTACGAATTTCTTTTGAACTCTAATGTAGGCATTAAGAGTGAAATAGAAAGTTTCAATATTTCTAATGCAATGTCTGGTAAATTTGAATTGGAAGAGGATCTTGTAACCAGAGAGCTATTATACAAAGAAATTGATGCAATCAATCTGGGTGATTATGTATTTTTCAATATTGATAAAGAATTTGATGAAACTAAGGATCGTTTTGAAAAAGTAAGCTTACAAGTCGAAGATTTAAAGCTTTCAAAATATTCATTACAAAAGCTTCAAAAAAAAATAAAAAATGAGATTTATAAAAAATTTAGAGAATCATTTGATGAGATTAATAAAAATTTTTCTTACTTTTTTAAAAAAATTTTCAAAGGAACCGCTATTCTTTTTTATAATGAAAATACCGATAATGTTGAGATTAGAATAAATTTTTCAAACAAATTTGTCAAAAACAATAATATGCTTTCAGGAGGTGAGAGTACTTTGGTTAGTATGGCTTTTTTATTTGCA
- the gap gene encoding type I glyceraldehyde-3-phosphate dehydrogenase has protein sequence MKLAINGFGRIGRNVFKIAFERGIDVMAINDLTDPKTLAHLLKYDSTFGVYNKKIESRDGAIVVDGREIKIIAERDPKNLPWGKLGIDVVIESTGVFSSATSDKGGYLDHVSHAGAKKVILTVPAKDEIKTIVLGVNDHDINSDLKAVSNASCTTNCLAPLAKVLHESFGIEQGLMTTVHAYTNDQRILDLPHSDLRRARAAALSIIPTSTGAAKAVGLVLPELKGKLNGTSMRVPVPTGSIVDLTVQLKKKDVTKEEINSVLKKASETPELKGILGYTEDPIVSSDIKGNSHSSIVDGLETMVLENGFAKVLSWYDNEFGYSTRVVDLAQKLVK, from the coding sequence ATGAAATTAGCTATTAATGGTTTTGGTCGTATTGGTAGAAATGTTTTTAAGATTGCTTTTGAAAGAGGAATTGATGTTATGGCAATAAATGATTTAACAGATCCTAAAACTCTTGCACATCTTTTAAAGTATGATTCGACCTTTGGAGTATATAATAAAAAAATTGAGTCAAGAGATGGCGCTATTGTTGTAGATGGAAGAGAAATAAAAATTATTGCTGAGAGAGACCCAAAAAATCTTCCTTGGGGAAAGCTTGGAATTGATGTTGTAATTGAATCAACAGGTGTTTTTTCATCAGCAACTAGTGATAAAGGAGGGTATCTTGATCATGTAAGTCATGCTGGGGCTAAAAAAGTTATTTTAACAGTTCCTGCTAAGGACGAGATTAAAACAATAGTTCTTGGTGTAAATGATCACGATATTAATTCTGATTTAAAAGCTGTGTCAAATGCTTCATGCACAACTAATTGCTTAGCTCCTCTTGCAAAAGTGCTTCATGAATCATTTGGAATTGAACAAGGACTTATGACAACTGTTCATGCTTATACTAATGATCAAAGAATTTTGGATCTTCCTCATTCTGATCTTAGACGAGCAAGGGCTGCTGCACTTTCTATTATTCCAACTTCGACTGGTGCTGCAAAAGCAGTTGGACTTGTTTTGCCTGAACTTAAGGGAAAATTGAATGGGACTTCAATGAGAGTGCCTGTGCCAACAGGTTCAATTGTTGATCTTACAGTTCAACTCAAGAAAAAAGATGTTACAAAAGAAGAGATTAATTCTGTTCTTAAAAAGGCATCAGAAACACCTGAGCTTAAAGGTATTTTGGGTTATACGGAAGATCCAATTGTATCTTCAGACATAAAGGGGAATTCCCATTCTTCTATTGTTGATGGTTTAGAAACAATGGTTCTTGAGAATGGATTTGCAAAGGTGTTGTCATGGTATGATAATGAGTTTGGATATTCTACAAGAGTGGTTGATCTTGCTCAAAAGTTGGTAAAATAA
- the tpiA gene encoding triose-phosphate isomerase, producing the protein MRKTFLAGNWKMHYTSEEASIVAKKIATEVKSLKDDCVIMITPPFTALSKVSECIKDSNILLGAQNMSYMESGARTSEISPLMLLEFGVEYVILGHSECRLYLTETDEIINKKILTGLKHSFKYLILCVGETLDERDSGKTLDVVLNQVKKGLKNVSESDIKRIILAYEPVWAIGTGKTATKEEAEEVHKAIRLEIMKLYSKSASDNIIIQYGGSVNSSNVKELMNEPNIDGALIGGASLKAESFLSIINNAR; encoded by the coding sequence GTGAGAAAAACGTTTTTAGCGGGAAATTGGAAAATGCATTATACAAGTGAAGAAGCTTCTATTGTTGCAAAAAAAATTGCAACCGAAGTTAAATCTTTAAAGGATGATTGTGTAATAATGATAACACCCCCATTTACGGCTTTGTCTAAGGTTTCAGAGTGTATTAAGGATAGTAATATTCTTCTTGGCGCTCAAAACATGTCTTATATGGAAAGTGGAGCAAGGACAAGCGAAATTTCACCTTTAATGCTTTTAGAATTTGGAGTAGAATATGTTATACTTGGTCACTCTGAATGTAGATTGTATTTGACAGAAACAGATGAAATAATAAATAAAAAGATTCTTACGGGCCTTAAGCATTCTTTTAAATACTTAATTCTTTGTGTTGGAGAAACTCTTGATGAGAGAGATTCTGGAAAAACTTTAGATGTTGTCTTAAATCAGGTTAAAAAGGGATTGAAAAATGTTTCTGAATCGGATATTAAAAGAATAATTTTAGCTTATGAACCTGTTTGGGCAATCGGAACGGGTAAAACGGCAACCAAAGAAGAAGCGGAAGAGGTTCATAAGGCAATTAGGCTTGAGATTATGAAGCTTTATTCAAAGTCGGCTTCAGATAATATTATAATTCAGTATGGAGGCTCTGTTAATTCAAGTAATGTAAAAGAGCTTATGAATGAACCCAATATTGATGGCGCGCTAATAGGTGGAGCATCTTTGAAGGCCGAATCTTTTTTATCTATAATTAATAATGCTCGTTAG
- a CDS encoding ribonuclease HII, whose amino-acid sequence MICGIDEVGRGCIFGPILSAAVVFKKKPSFVKELDDSKKLKKEKREYLYSLILENSYYAFAEISNITIEKINIHNASLLAMQTAYENLKLNCSLVFVDGKFVPKITAKTVKAIIKGDSIIDEIKAASIIAKVKRDKLMDEYDKIYPLYLLKKNKGYPTKEHKNAIKKYGVLSLHRKNFKLI is encoded by the coding sequence ATGATTTGCGGAATAGACGAAGTTGGAAGGGGTTGTATTTTTGGACCTATTCTAAGTGCTGCTGTAGTTTTCAAAAAAAAACCTAGTTTTGTAAAAGAATTAGATGATTCTAAAAAGCTAAAAAAAGAAAAAAGGGAATATCTATACTCATTAATACTTGAAAACTCATATTATGCATTCGCTGAGATTTCAAATATAACAATAGAAAAAATAAATATTCACAACGCGTCTCTTCTTGCCATGCAAACTGCATACGAAAACTTAAAATTAAATTGCAGTTTAGTATTTGTAGATGGTAAATTCGTCCCAAAAATAACAGCAAAAACTGTTAAAGCAATAATCAAAGGGGATTCAATAATAGACGAAATAAAAGCTGCTTCAATTATTGCTAAAGTCAAAAGAGATAAACTGATGGATGAATACGATAAAATTTATCCATTATATTTACTCAAAAAAAATAAAGGATACCCCACAAAAGAACATAAAAATGCAATAAAGAAATATGGGGTTTTAAGCCTTCATAGAAAAAATTTTAAACTAATTTAA
- the bpuR gene encoding transcriptional regulator BpuR: MGERGEVYSEKLFTESERTYFFNVKENRKGDYFLNIVESKRSPSGDFERHSIFVYEENIGEFESNLLKAIAVIKQKVSTGSIGSSARHNKGYEEYGERSKLDDSRFQNKSHLSGGRFKKKDY, translated from the coding sequence ATGGGAGAGAGAGGGGAAGTATACTCTGAGAAACTGTTTACAGAGTCTGAGAGAACTTATTTTTTTAATGTCAAGGAAAATAGAAAAGGGGATTATTTTTTAAATATTGTAGAGAGCAAAAGAAGTCCAAGTGGAGATTTTGAAAGACATTCTATTTTTGTATATGAAGAAAATATAGGCGAATTTGAATCTAATTTGCTTAAGGCAATAGCGGTTATTAAGCAGAAAGTGTCTACAGGATCTATTGGTTCTTCTGCAAGGCATAATAAAGGGTATGAGGAATATGGAGAGAGATCTAAATTAGACGATTCTAGATTTCAGAATAAATCTCATTTATCAGGTGGGCGATTTAAAAAGAAGGATTATTAA
- the ung gene encoding uracil-DNA glycosylase, with protein sequence MEVKIEESWKKVLNNEFNKEYFKKLVRFIKHEYKTKKGKIFPPPKLIFNAFDSLPFKDIKVVIIGQDPYHGKNQANGLAFSVDSKIKIPPSLQNIFKEIEKSLNIKTIPNGDLKRWAIQGVFLINTILTVEEGKPSSHKAIGWEIFTDEVIKIISKNLKNIVFMLWGNFARSKKKLIDPSNHLILETSHPSPYSANNGFLGSNHFSAALHYLKKHNKSKINFQ encoded by the coding sequence ATGGAAGTAAAAATTGAAGAATCTTGGAAAAAAGTTTTAAACAATGAATTTAACAAAGAATACTTTAAAAAACTTGTGAGGTTTATAAAACATGAATATAAAACAAAAAAAGGGAAAATATTTCCTCCCCCAAAACTTATATTCAATGCTTTTGATTCATTACCATTTAAAGACATAAAAGTGGTAATAATTGGACAAGATCCATATCATGGCAAAAACCAAGCAAATGGACTTGCTTTTTCTGTAGATTCAAAAATCAAAATCCCACCGTCTTTGCAAAACATATTCAAAGAAATAGAAAAAAGCTTAAACATAAAAACCATCCCAAACGGAGATTTAAAAAGATGGGCAATTCAAGGTGTATTTCTAATAAATACAATCTTAACAGTTGAAGAGGGCAAACCTTCTTCTCACAAAGCCATTGGGTGGGAAATTTTCACAGACGAAGTAATAAAAATAATCTCTAAAAATTTGAAAAATATTGTATTCATGCTTTGGGGCAATTTCGCAAGAAGTAAAAAAAAGCTCATTGATCCCTCAAATCATCTAATTCTCGAAACAAGTCATCCATCCCCATATTCAGCAAACAATGGATTTTTAGGATCAAATCATTTTAGCGCTGCTTTACATTATTTAAAAAAGCACAATAAAAGTAAAATAAACTTTCAATAA
- the secG gene encoding preprotein translocase subunit SecG → MDLVRFCIFIFFFIVSIFIILLVLIQDEQGDGIGGVFGGGSSSIFGAKSSSVAVKITGFFIALFFIFVILLSFMNTRRADNSFLNDIKTENKDSSTFWNNENNESDTNVNEIEEKNLKEK, encoded by the coding sequence TTGGATTTAGTTAGATTTTGTATTTTTATATTTTTTTTTATTGTTTCAATTTTTATTATCCTTTTAGTTTTAATTCAAGATGAGCAGGGTGATGGAATAGGCGGTGTTTTTGGAGGCGGTAGTTCTTCTATTTTTGGGGCAAAGTCTTCAAGCGTTGCTGTAAAAATTACTGGATTTTTTATAGCATTATTTTTTATCTTTGTAATTTTGTTATCTTTTATGAATACCAGAAGAGCAGATAATAGCTTTCTAAATGATATAAAGACAGAAAATAAGGATAGTTCAACTTTCTGGAATAATGAGAATAATGAATCAGATACTAATGTTAATGAAATTGAAGAAAAAAATTTGAAAGAAAAATAA
- a CDS encoding queuosine precursor transporter, whose protein sequence is MNKDLFDLSLWAGMLIFTYTTLGILYRFFGKSGLFCFNAIISTISNIIILRNLKAFEMSLNLSGITFLSALFSLNLMVEKYNKKEATNSVILSLLLNITFTIMINFMIMFNNNKLDTSDIHFKILFNNFTYILTILIGTYVFFLSQYINILLYNYFKQIKIKSLWIIHPLSRLISGYVANLLVSISINTIFKYYPETKNIELTKGSLILTLTIIIIDSIFYLFLNSWKRIREV, encoded by the coding sequence ATGAATAAAGATTTGTTTGATTTAAGCTTGTGGGCAGGAATGCTTATCTTTACATATACAACATTGGGAATTCTTTACCGATTTTTCGGGAAATCTGGTCTTTTTTGTTTCAACGCAATCATTTCAACAATATCAAATATTATAATATTAAGAAATCTAAAAGCATTTGAAATGTCCTTAAATTTATCAGGTATTACTTTTTTATCGGCATTGTTCTCTTTAAACTTAATGGTGGAAAAATACAACAAAAAAGAAGCAACGAATTCCGTAATATTGAGTCTTTTGTTAAACATAACTTTCACAATTATGATTAATTTTATGATAATGTTTAATAATAATAAATTAGACACCTCAGATATTCATTTTAAAATATTGTTCAATAACTTTACATATATTTTAACAATATTAATTGGAACGTATGTGTTTTTTCTATCCCAATATATAAACATCTTGCTATACAATTATTTTAAACAAATAAAAATAAAATCTTTATGGATCATTCATCCTCTATCAAGGCTAATTTCTGGGTATGTTGCTAATTTATTAGTTTCAATATCTATAAATACAATATTTAAATACTACCCCGAAACAAAAAATATCGAACTTACAAAAGGTTCTCTAATTTTAACATTAACAATAATTATAATAGATAGCATTTTTTATCTATTTTTAAATTCTTGGAAAAGAATAAGAGAAGTTTAA